In a genomic window of Candidatus Zixiibacteriota bacterium:
- a CDS encoding NADH-quinone oxidoreductase subunit B, with amino-acid sequence MGGSLRQPGLVRADRDGYLYRHFSLRTCLCLEEGSIEVGVVSKVPVFMEKMPGGTILLTQLDKVMNWSRASSLWYLLFGTACCAIEMMCTGASRYDFDRLGMIFRASPRQADLMFVAGTITHKMAPRVKVLYEQMSEPRYVLAMGGCAIRGGPFYYDTYSVLKGIDKVIPVDVYVPGCPPRPESLMEGCIKLMDKIKQEKLSDWSSDLGKQPDSK; translated from the coding sequence ATGGGCGGTAGTCTACGACAGCCTGGGCTGGTTCGGGCTGATCGAGATGGTTATCTTTATCGCCATTTTAGCTTACGGACTTGTTTATGCCTGGAAGAAGGGAGTATTGAAGTGGGTGTAGTTTCCAAAGTTCCGGTCTTTATGGAGAAAATGCCGGGGGGTACGATCCTGTTGACCCAGCTCGATAAAGTAATGAACTGGTCGCGAGCCTCATCACTGTGGTACCTGCTTTTTGGGACAGCCTGTTGCGCGATCGAGATGATGTGTACCGGCGCTTCGCGTTATGATTTCGACCGCCTGGGGATGATCTTCCGAGCGTCACCGCGTCAGGCCGACCTGATGTTTGTAGCCGGTACGATTACGCACAAGATGGCTCCGCGTGTGAAAGTGCTTTACGAACAGATGTCAGAGCCACGCTATGTCCTCGCGATGGGTGGATGCGCGATTCGCGGGGGCCCGTTCTATTACGATACTTACAGCGTCTTAAAGGGTATTGACAAAGTTATCCCGGTGGATGTCTATGTTCCCGGCTGTCCTCCCAGACCCGAATCGCTGATGGAGGGCTGTATAAAATTGATGGATAAAATCAAGCAGGAAAAGCTGTCCGATTGGAGTTCCGATCTTGGAAAACAACCAGATAGTAAGTAA
- a CDS encoding NADH-quinone oxidoreductase subunit A — MIRPARPSNLKLQNYECGEPPIGSSWVQFNVRFYIFALMFVIFDVETVFLFPWAVVYDSLGWFGLIEMVIFIAILAYGLVYAWKKGVLKWV, encoded by the coding sequence ATGATCCGGCCCGCCCGACCCTCCAATCTCAAACTCCAGAACTATGAATGCGGCGAACCTCCGATCGGCTCTTCCTGGGTCCAGTTCAATGTTCGCTTCTATATTTTCGCGCTTATGTTCGTAATATTTGATGTGGAAACGGTTTTCCTGTTTCCATGGGCGGTAGTCTACGACAGCCTGGGCTGGTTCGGGCTGATCGAGATGGTTATCTTTATCGCCATTTTAGCTTACGGACTTGTTTATGCCTGGAAGAAGGGAGTATTGAAGTGGGTGTAG